A stretch of Flavobacterium sp. N1994 DNA encodes these proteins:
- a CDS encoding DNA-directed RNA polymerase subunit alpha, which produces MAIFNFQKPDKVIMIDSTDFEGKFEFRPLEPGYGLTVGNALRRVLLSALEGYAITSIRIDGVEHEFSTISGVVEDVTEIILNLKQVRFKRQIEDVDNETVSISISGKDQITAGDFQKFISGFQVLNPELVICNLDSKVNLNMELTIEKGRGYVPAEENKKQNAAIGTIFTDSIFTPVKNVKYAIENFRVEQKTDYEKLVFEIKTDGSINPKDALTEAAKVLIHHFMLFSDERITLEADEIAQTESYDEESLHMRQLLKTKLVDMDLSVRALNCLKAAEVDTLGDLVSFNKNDLMKFRNFGKKSLTELDELVANKNLTFGMDLGKYKLDKE; this is translated from the coding sequence ATGGCAATATTTAATTTTCAGAAGCCCGATAAAGTTATCATGATCGATTCAACCGATTTTGAAGGTAAGTTTGAATTCAGACCTTTAGAACCAGGATACGGATTGACAGTTGGTAATGCACTTAGAAGAGTTTTACTTTCTGCGTTAGAAGGTTATGCCATTACATCTATCAGAATTGATGGTGTTGAGCATGAGTTTTCAACTATTTCAGGAGTAGTAGAAGATGTTACTGAAATTATCTTAAATCTAAAACAAGTACGTTTCAAACGTCAGATTGAAGATGTAGATAACGAAACAGTTTCTATCTCTATCTCAGGAAAAGATCAAATTACTGCTGGTGATTTTCAAAAATTCATCTCTGGTTTCCAAGTATTGAACCCAGAACTAGTGATTTGTAACTTAGATAGCAAAGTAAATCTTAATATGGAATTAACTATCGAGAAAGGTCGTGGTTATGTTCCTGCAGAAGAGAACAAAAAACAAAACGCAGCAATAGGTACTATCTTTACAGACTCCATTTTTACTCCGGTAAAAAATGTAAAATATGCTATTGAAAACTTCCGTGTAGAGCAAAAAACAGATTATGAAAAATTAGTTTTTGAAATCAAAACTGATGGTTCAATCAATCCAAAAGATGCTTTAACTGAAGCTGCCAAAGTTTTAATTCACCACTTTATGTTATTCTCAGATGAGAGAATCACCCTTGAAGCTGATGAAATTGCTCAAACTGAGTCTTATGATGAAGAATCATTACACATGAGACAATTGCTTAAAACAAAATTGGTAGATATGGATTTATCTGTAAGAGCCTTGAATTGTTTGAAAGCTGCAGAAGTTGATACACTTGGAGATCTAGTATCTTTCAACAAAAATGACTTAATGAAGTTCCGTAACTTCGGTAAAAAATCGCTAACTGAGTTAGACGAATTGGTTGCCAACAAGAATTTAACTTTCGGAATGGACTTAGGTAAATACAAATTAGATAAAGAATAA
- the carA gene encoding glutamine-hydrolyzing carbamoyl-phosphate synthase small subunit codes for MQHTTRSQAILLLADGTIFHGKSIGISGITFGEVCFNTGMTGYQEIFTDPSYFGQIMVATNPHIGNYGVNANEVESDKIRIAGLVCKNFSFNHSRPDSESNLYDYFEKQNLICISDVDTRALVSYIRDNGAQNAVICTDGTAVEELKSQLAKVPDMKGLELASKVSTTEPYYFGNENATYKIAALDLGIKTNILRNLAKRDCYIKVFPYDATFEELKAFNPDGYFLSNGPGDPEPLEQVITTAQKMIASDKPVFGICLGHQIIGLANGVSTYKMFNGHRGINHPVMNTLTGKGEITSQNHGFAVNREELERHPDLEITHYHINDNTVAGMRMKSKNCFSVQYHPEASPGPHDSEYLFDDFVANIKKAKSLLEV; via the coding sequence ATGCAACACACTACAAGATCACAAGCCATTTTATTACTAGCCGATGGAACCATCTTTCACGGCAAATCTATCGGAATCTCTGGAATAACCTTTGGAGAAGTTTGCTTCAACACCGGAATGACTGGATACCAAGAAATCTTTACCGACCCATCTTACTTCGGACAAATCATGGTAGCGACCAATCCACACATTGGAAACTACGGAGTAAATGCTAACGAAGTAGAATCCGATAAAATTAGGATTGCTGGTTTAGTTTGCAAAAACTTTAGCTTCAACCATTCGCGCCCTGATTCAGAAAGCAATCTCTACGACTATTTTGAAAAACAAAATCTTATCTGCATTTCCGATGTAGATACTCGTGCTTTGGTAAGTTACATCCGTGACAACGGAGCACAAAATGCAGTAATTTGCACTGATGGAACTGCTGTCGAAGAATTGAAAAGTCAATTAGCCAAAGTCCCAGATATGAAAGGATTGGAACTAGCTTCTAAAGTTTCTACAACTGAGCCTTATTACTTTGGTAACGAAAACGCAACTTATAAAATTGCAGCTTTAGATTTAGGTATCAAAACCAATATCTTACGCAACCTAGCCAAAAGAGATTGTTATATCAAAGTGTTTCCCTACGATGCAACCTTCGAAGAATTAAAAGCTTTTAATCCGGATGGCTACTTTTTATCTAACGGACCTGGTGATCCTGAACCTTTAGAGCAAGTAATCACCACTGCTCAAAAAATGATAGCTTCCGATAAACCTGTATTTGGCATTTGTTTAGGACATCAAATTATTGGATTGGCGAACGGAGTTTCAACATATAAGATGTTTAACGGCCACAGAGGAATCAATCATCCGGTAATGAATACCTTGACAGGAAAAGGTGAAATCACCTCGCAAAATCACGGATTTGCTGTCAACAGAGAAGAACTAGAAAGACATCCTGATTTAGAAATTACCCATTATCATATCAATGATAATACAGTAGCTGGAATGCGTATGAAATCAAAGAACTGCTTTTCGGTGCAATACCATCCTGAGGCAAGTCCAGGACCGCACGATTCGGAATACCTTTTTGATGATTTTGTTGCCAACATAAAAAAAGCGAAAAGCCTACTCGAAGTATAA
- the eno gene encoding phosphopyruvate hydratase, with translation MSIIIKVHARQILDSRGNPTIEVDVVTENGVLGRAAVPSGASTGEHEAVELRDGGKAYMGKGVSKAVNNVNATIAPELMGVSVFEQNHIDQLMIELDATPNKSNLGANAILGVSLAVAKAAANELGLPLYRYVGGVSANTLPVPMMNIINGGSHSDAPIAFQEFMIMPVKATSFSHAMQMGTEIFHNLKKVLHDRNLSTAVGDEGGFAPNLAGGTEDALDTIKKAVENAGYKFGDEVMIALDCAASEFYVDGKYDYTKFEGATGKIRTSKEQAEYLASLAANYPIISIEDGMYEDDWEGWKYLTELIGDKTQLVGDDLFVTNVERLATGIEKGIANSILVKVNQIGTLTETIAAVNMAKNAGYTSVMSHRSGETEDNTIADLAVALNCGQIKTGSASRSDRMAKYNQLLRIEEELGDTAYFPGLKAFKQK, from the coding sequence ATGAGCATTATCATCAAAGTTCACGCAAGACAAATTCTTGATTCCAGAGGAAACCCAACCATCGAAGTAGATGTAGTTACTGAAAACGGCGTTCTAGGTCGTGCTGCTGTTCCTAGCGGTGCTTCTACAGGAGAACACGAAGCAGTAGAATTAAGAGATGGCGGAAAAGCCTACATGGGAAAAGGAGTTTCTAAAGCGGTAAATAATGTGAATGCTACCATAGCTCCAGAATTAATGGGAGTTTCGGTTTTTGAACAAAATCATATCGATCAATTAATGATTGAATTAGATGCTACGCCAAACAAATCTAATTTGGGTGCTAATGCTATCTTAGGAGTTTCTTTAGCAGTAGCTAAAGCAGCAGCTAACGAATTGGGATTGCCTTTATACCGATATGTAGGAGGTGTTTCAGCCAATACTTTACCAGTACCGATGATGAACATCATCAACGGAGGTTCCCACTCTGATGCGCCTATCGCTTTCCAAGAGTTTATGATTATGCCGGTGAAAGCAACTTCATTCTCTCATGCGATGCAAATGGGAACAGAGATTTTCCACAACCTTAAAAAAGTATTGCACGATAGAAACCTTTCTACTGCAGTAGGAGATGAAGGAGGTTTTGCTCCAAACTTAGCTGGTGGAACAGAAGACGCTTTAGATACCATCAAAAAAGCAGTTGAAAATGCTGGCTACAAATTTGGTGACGAAGTAATGATTGCATTAGATTGTGCTGCCTCTGAATTTTATGTAGACGGAAAATACGACTATACTAAATTTGAAGGCGCAACCGGAAAAATAAGAACTTCAAAAGAACAAGCGGAATACTTAGCTTCTTTAGCCGCCAACTACCCAATCATTTCTATTGAAGACGGAATGTACGAAGACGACTGGGAAGGTTGGAAATACTTAACCGAATTAATTGGAGATAAAACACAATTAGTAGGAGATGATTTATTCGTAACCAATGTAGAGCGTTTAGCCACTGGAATAGAAAAAGGAATTGCTAATTCTATCCTAGTAAAAGTAAATCAAATCGGAACGTTGACAGAAACTATTGCAGCGGTAAACATGGCTAAAAATGCCGGATACACTTCAGTAATGTCACACCGTTCGGGAGAAACAGAAGACAATACGATTGCCGATTTAGCGGTAGCGTTAAACTGTGGTCAAATCAAAACCGGTTCGGCTTCTCGTTCTGACCGTATGGCCAAATACAATCAGTTATTAAGAATAGAGGAGGAGTTAGGTGATACTGCTTACTTCCCAGGTTTAAAAGCATTCAAACAAAAATAA
- a CDS encoding T9SS type A sorting domain-containing protein: protein MKHILTLLSILYGMNCFSQTPNPDLFQTWYLYDYYSSDDNIHHPVSTITPAVSPYVTFSGTSDFSGMGACNAFYGTFSCPAANLILFNTFAGTLLLCNATQHITLENAFFSLFQSGGEYYISGTGTAMSLVIFTPIFNTYVFGNAPLATERFTLNQTMIYPNPADSEIFIDAKNNVIDRVDIVNSLGQTVKTVNTNFDSIFISDLASGIYTLKLFSDGYTTYRKIIIK from the coding sequence ATGAAACATATACTGACTTTGCTTTCGATACTATACGGGATGAATTGTTTTTCGCAAACACCAAATCCTGATTTATTTCAGACGTGGTATTTATACGATTATTACTCTAGTGATGATAATATCCATCACCCTGTTTCGACTATAACTCCGGCTGTTTCCCCTTATGTAACTTTTTCAGGCACTTCTGATTTTAGTGGAATGGGAGCCTGTAATGCTTTTTATGGAACTTTCAGTTGTCCGGCTGCTAATCTTATACTATTCAATACTTTTGCCGGTACGTTGCTTCTTTGCAACGCTACTCAACATATCACATTAGAAAATGCTTTCTTTTCGCTTTTTCAATCGGGAGGGGAATATTATATCTCTGGGACAGGAACTGCTATGAGTTTGGTTATTTTTACGCCCATTTTTAATACGTATGTATTTGGAAATGCTCCGCTTGCCACAGAACGTTTTACTTTAAATCAAACGATGATCTACCCTAACCCCGCGGATTCGGAAATATTTATTGATGCTAAAAACAATGTGATTGACCGGGTTGATATTGTAAATTCCCTAGGGCAAACGGTGAAAACGGTGAATACTAATTTTGATAGTATTTTTATTTCCGACTTGGCTTCTGGAATTTATACTCTAAAGTTGTTTTCTGACGGCTACACGACTTACAGAAAGATTATAATAAAATAG
- a CDS encoding T9SS type A sorting domain-containing protein, whose amino-acid sequence MKAKLLIVLLFVLFVVNSFGQNNPVENLTWSQTYETPNNYFQLNWEEPLQPHNPLLGYNIYRNDELFRFQTERALYNFYSPVYGFVSNCGLSFLELDNQNQLYTDGFEIHVTAVYDPGQMESNYTQTYHANPLALQNTSFTQEKMILFPNPTKGLVTIGNLDFEKIMISDISGKVIKTLDASPQIDLSDLSKGLYIIKLFSEQKILVDKILIE is encoded by the coding sequence ATGAAAGCAAAATTACTTATTGTATTACTCTTTGTCTTGTTTGTTGTTAATTCCTTTGGACAAAACAATCCAGTTGAAAATTTGACTTGGTCACAAACTTACGAAACCCCAAATAATTATTTTCAACTAAATTGGGAAGAACCACTACAACCACATAATCCATTACTGGGATATAATATTTATCGTAACGACGAGCTCTTTAGATTTCAAACTGAGAGAGCTTTATATAATTTTTATTCTCCAGTTTATGGTTTTGTTTCAAATTGTGGGTTAAGCTTTTTAGAATTAGACAATCAAAATCAACTCTATACTGATGGTTTTGAAATTCACGTAACTGCGGTTTATGATCCAGGGCAAATGGAATCAAATTATACACAAACTTATCATGCTAATCCACTTGCGTTACAAAATACTAGTTTTACTCAAGAAAAAATGATACTATTCCCCAACCCAACAAAAGGATTAGTAACTATTGGGAACTTAGATTTTGAAAAAATAATGATTAGTGATATTTCAGGAAAAGTAATTAAGACCCTTGACGCTTCTCCTCAAATTGATTTAAGCGATCTATCCAAAGGGCTTTATATCATAAAACTATTTTCTGAACAAAAAATACTAGTAGACAAAATACTAATTGAATAG
- a CDS encoding T9SS type A sorting domain-containing protein, whose protein sequence is MRKLVVVLFALTTKMISQNLVSNPSFETYSSCPDNNSQIDKATSWHVTSNSASASPDYYNSCYTDSSTLVGVPANIVGNQSAYDGTAYAGIFCYFEEVALREYIQSQLISPLVAGQRYYVSFWVSSADRYGLTINSLGAYCSTTPISGDGSFGPIAVFPQVNSSSMLSDATNWTQITGSFIATGGEQYITIGNFSSDAATQHVVYNPNSLYTSLAYYYIDMVEVSTSSLSISQFHNATLSILPNPFKDSITLDYENKSVTDTIEIYTISGQLVKKVVSGVDTISLGDLPTGVYFISVDRQLSGKLVSKLVKL, encoded by the coding sequence ATGAGAAAACTAGTAGTAGTTCTTTTTGCTTTGACAACGAAGATGATCAGTCAAAATTTAGTGAGCAATCCCAGTTTTGAAACTTATTCCTCCTGTCCTGACAACAATAGTCAAATAGATAAAGCTACCTCATGGCATGTGACTAGCAATAGTGCCTCAGCCAGTCCAGATTATTATAACAGCTGTTATACCGATTCTAGTACTTTAGTTGGTGTGCCTGCCAATATTGTTGGAAATCAAAGTGCTTATGATGGTACAGCTTATGCTGGTATTTTTTGTTATTTCGAGGAGGTTGCCTTAAGGGAGTATATACAATCCCAATTAATTTCGCCTCTTGTTGCAGGGCAAAGGTATTATGTTTCTTTCTGGGTATCATCAGCGGACAGGTATGGTCTTACCATTAATTCTTTGGGGGCATATTGTTCAACTACTCCCATTAGCGGCGATGGGTCATTTGGTCCTATTGCTGTATTTCCTCAGGTGAATAGCAGTTCGATGCTTTCCGATGCCACAAATTGGACCCAAATTACTGGGAGTTTTATAGCAACCGGCGGAGAGCAATACATCACCATTGGTAATTTTTCGAGTGATGCCGCTACTCAACACGTTGTTTATAATCCTAATTCGTTATATACTTCTTTGGCCTATTATTATATAGATATGGTTGAGGTTTCTACCAGTTCCCTTAGTATAAGTCAATTTCACAACGCGACACTATCAATTCTTCCTAATCCCTTCAAAGACAGTATAACTCTTGACTATGAAAACAAAAGCGTTACGGATACTATCGAAATTTATACTATAAGCGGCCAGCTGGTAAAGAAAGTAGTAAGTGGCGTTGATACTATTTCCTTAGGGGATTTGCCAACAGGAGTTTACTTTATATCGGTTGACAGGCAGCTTTCCGGTAAATTAGTTAGTAAACTAGTGAAACTATAA
- a CDS encoding REP-associated tyrosine transposase, translating to MKEGYVIREQSLPHFLTATVVDWVDVFSRKNYRDTVIECFDFCIKNKGMILYSYVIMSNHIHMIIQSNDGKLSDLIRDFKKFTSKTILDKIQSEPESRREWMLERFKLATATHSRNKNYQFWQLGNHTEEIYSENFMWSKIDYIHFNPVRAGIVLKPQDYIYSSASNYIDGKGILDVEIVQIPVVNVMNPNSISKYISYDE from the coding sequence ATGAAAGAAGGATATGTTATAAGAGAACAATCATTACCCCATTTTTTAACGGCAACAGTTGTCGATTGGGTTGATGTTTTTTCAAGAAAAAATTATAGAGATACTGTAATCGAATGCTTTGATTTTTGCATTAAAAATAAAGGAATGATTTTGTATAGTTATGTAATAATGAGCAATCATATTCACATGATTATTCAGTCAAATGATGGAAAACTGTCGGATTTAATTCGTGATTTTAAAAAATTTACTTCTAAAACTATTTTAGATAAAATTCAATCAGAGCCTGAAAGTAGACGAGAATGGATGTTGGAACGATTTAAATTGGCTACAGCAACACATTCAAGAAATAAAAATTATCAGTTTTGGCAATTGGGCAATCATACAGAAGAAATTTATTCTGAAAATTTTATGTGGTCAAAAATTGATTATATTCATTTTAATCCTGTTCGCGCAGGTATTGTTTTAAAGCCACAAGATTATATTTATTCGAGTGCTTCAAACTATATTGATGGCAAAGGAATTCTTGATGTTGAAATAGTTCAAATTCCAGTTGTAAATGTTATGAATCCTAATTCAATTTCAAAATATATTAGTTACGATGAATAA
- a CDS encoding YbjP/YqhG family protein produces MKTCNSYLLSLLILIFILSSCKKNESTAHESKTRVVNSEKEIKNTIRAFYSAYITESLSEEPLKEQKKKLDSITQIYVTQSLLDSINYEFKNNALDYDPFLNTQDTTPQMLKTLIIKKSKQNGNCYTVLFLSDAYDNSFTTITLKISNENGSYKISAIK; encoded by the coding sequence ATGAAAACCTGTAATAGTTATTTGCTAAGCCTTTTGATACTCATTTTCATACTCTCTTCCTGCAAGAAAAATGAAAGCACTGCCCACGAGTCAAAAACGAGGGTAGTAAATTCTGAAAAAGAAATTAAAAATACAATCAGAGCATTTTATTCGGCTTATATCACTGAATCTTTATCTGAAGAGCCTCTGAAGGAACAAAAGAAAAAATTAGATTCAATAACCCAAATTTATGTTACGCAATCATTACTGGACAGTATCAACTATGAGTTCAAAAACAATGCATTGGATTACGATCCTTTTCTAAATACTCAAGATACTACTCCGCAAATGCTAAAAACCCTAATCATAAAGAAAAGCAAACAAAATGGGAATTGTTATACAGTACTGTTCTTGAGTGATGCATATGATAATTCATTCACCACTATTACGCTCAAAATTTCAAATGAAAACGGTAGCTATAAAATTTCAGCCATCAAATAA
- a CDS encoding DUF4365 domain-containing protein has protein sequence MDDLPIYDKTEETANLGIILVSSQVVKTYSWILREQFKNDLGIDVQIEIANENRQGTGRLIAAQVKAGPSYFQEPTENGFVYRGKKKHLKYWLNHSLPVIVILCDLVNDISYWTEVNRTSITKLKKGWKIIIPKNQILDESNRRNLLAIAGAPQHPDIVELLIFKFLQEKYHKYSGNRISITPILHEPRDFHYFTCLAEIENLPGLVYVAHYYDLYKDLDLEDVKKFISWRELNIKSCGHSNILPNLFILIVSEKKENLIIKKEIQELIENTEKLSIIRLYYENKPLLGINKFYSLTEIGEDGEEIYDY, from the coding sequence ATGGACGACCTTCCTATTTACGATAAAACAGAGGAAACAGCTAATCTTGGGATAATACTTGTATCAAGCCAGGTCGTAAAAACTTATTCATGGATTTTAAGAGAACAATTCAAAAATGATTTAGGAATTGATGTGCAAATTGAAATTGCAAATGAAAATAGGCAAGGTACAGGAAGACTTATAGCTGCCCAGGTAAAAGCAGGTCCATCATACTTCCAAGAGCCAACTGAAAATGGATTTGTTTACAGAGGCAAGAAAAAACACTTAAAATATTGGTTAAATCATTCATTGCCAGTTATTGTTATTCTTTGTGATTTAGTAAATGACATAAGTTATTGGACAGAGGTCAATAGAACCAGCATAACTAAATTAAAGAAAGGTTGGAAAATCATAATTCCTAAAAATCAAATTTTAGATGAGTCAAATCGCAGGAACTTATTAGCAATTGCAGGCGCACCACAACATCCAGATATAGTTGAATTATTAATTTTCAAGTTCCTACAAGAAAAATATCATAAGTATTCAGGAAATAGAATTAGTATTACTCCTATTTTACATGAACCGAGAGATTTTCATTATTTCACTTGTTTAGCTGAAATAGAAAATCTTCCTGGATTAGTATATGTAGCACATTATTATGATTTATATAAAGATCTTGATTTAGAAGATGTGAAAAAATTTATATCGTGGAGAGAATTGAACATAAAATCTTGTGGTCATTCAAATATTTTACCTAATTTATTTATACTCATTGTCTCAGAAAAAAAAGAAAATTTAATAATAAAAAAAGAAATACAAGAACTAATAGAAAATACTGAGAAACTATCTATTATACGACTTTATTACGAAAACAAACCATTACTTGGAATTAACAAATTTTATTCGTTAACTGAAATTGGTGAAGATGGTGAAGAAATTTACGATTACTAA